The Roseibaca calidilacus genome has a window encoding:
- the pssA gene encoding CDP-diacylglycerol--serine O-phosphatidyltransferase, producing the protein MRRDSLSLVQLVPNVVTILGMCAGLSAIRYTFSERYELAAALIIVAAILDGLDGLLARKLNAASSFGAELDSFADFVSFGVAPGILVYGYALNGQAAGFGWVFVLTFAVCACLRLARFNLSRSAPDGGMIRHFIGVPAPAGAMLGLLPVYLGLAGWLEPSRFPVLVALYLGAVGLLMISRLPTPSLKAIRIARRHAIWVLVGASAFVGLLFLRTWVTLVVADLIYLAVLGGLSFRRAFGQKS; encoded by the coding sequence ATGCGGCGCGACAGCCTTTCGCTGGTCCAGCTTGTGCCCAACGTGGTCACGATTCTGGGCATGTGCGCGGGGCTGAGCGCGATTCGCTACACGTTTTCCGAACGCTATGAACTTGCGGCAGCGCTTATCATCGTTGCCGCCATTCTGGACGGGTTGGATGGGCTTTTGGCCCGCAAGCTGAATGCGGCCAGCAGTTTCGGGGCCGAGTTGGACAGCTTTGCCGATTTCGTCAGCTTCGGCGTGGCGCCGGGTATTCTGGTCTATGGTTATGCCTTGAATGGTCAGGCGGCGGGCTTTGGCTGGGTCTTTGTGCTGACCTTTGCGGTTTGCGCCTGTTTGCGGCTGGCACGGTTCAACCTGTCGCGCAGCGCACCAGATGGCGGCATGATCCGCCATTTCATCGGGGTTCCGGCCCCGGCGGGCGCAATGCTTGGCCTGCTGCCGGTCTATCTGGGCTTGGCGGGCTGGCTGGAGCCGTCCCGCTTTCCCGTGCTTGTTGCGCTTTATCTGGGTGCGGTGGGCCTGCTGATGATCTCTCGTCTGCCCACACCCTCGCTCAAGGCCATCCGCATTGCGCGCCGCCATGCCATTTGGGTGCTGGTTGGCGCGAGCGCTTTCGTAGGGCTGCTGTTTTTGCGCACATGGGTCACGCTGGTGGTGGCGGACCTGATTTATCTTGCCGTTCTGGGCGGCCTTAGCTTTCGGCGCGCCTTTGGCCAGAAATCGTGA
- a CDS encoding phosphatidylserine decarboxylase has protein sequence MAADMLSTVVKPIHREGHKFLAVFGVVTVALFLFWEPLGWIGLGLTVWCYYFFRDPDRQTPLREGLLVSPADGVISLIEPAVPPAELEMGDKPMTRVSVFMNVFNCHVNRVPIAGRITKIAYRPGKFLNASLDKASVDNERNGLAVELADGRKIAVVQIAGLVARRILCEVQEGQQMQTGERFGMIRFGSRVDVYLPDGVEPLVALGQTMISAETVIADLTSTEPRRMAGVR, from the coding sequence ATGGCTGCCGACATGCTTTCGACCGTTGTTAAACCCATTCACCGCGAGGGCCACAAGTTCCTTGCTGTTTTCGGTGTCGTCACGGTGGCGCTGTTCCTGTTCTGGGAGCCTTTGGGCTGGATCGGGTTGGGTCTGACGGTGTGGTGTTATTACTTTTTCCGCGACCCGGACCGCCAGACGCCCCTGCGCGAGGGCCTGCTGGTCAGCCCCGCCGATGGCGTGATTTCGCTGATTGAACCCGCCGTGCCGCCCGCAGAGCTGGAGATGGGCGACAAGCCAATGACCCGCGTGTCGGTCTTCATGAATGTGTTCAACTGCCATGTAAACCGCGTGCCGATTGCCGGGCGCATCACCAAGATCGCCTACCGCCCCGGCAAGTTCCTGAATGCGTCGCTGGACAAAGCGTCGGTCGATAATGAACGCAACGGTCTGGCGGTGGAACTGGCCGATGGGCGCAAGATTGCCGTGGTGCAGATCGCCGGTCTCGTGGCGCGGCGCATATTGTGCGAAGTGCAGGAAGGCCAGCAGATGCAGACGGGCGAGCGTTTCGGGATGATTCGCTTCGGCTCTCGTGTGGATGTGTACCTGCCGGACGGGGTGGAGCCCTTGGTCGCGCTGGGGCAGACCATGATCTCGGCGGAAACCGTGATTGCTGACCTGACCAGCACAGAACCGCGCCGCATGGCGGGTGTGCGCTAA
- the arsJ gene encoding organoarsenical effux MFS transporter ArsJ — MTAKANPLRAYAAVTAAYWAFMLSDGALRMLVLLHFNTLGFTPVQLAWLFLLYEVAGIVTNLAAGWLAARFGLAATLYAGLSLQIVALAALAQLDPNWTITLSVIFVMLVQGASGVAKDLSKMSSKSAVKLLAPSENNGLFRWVAALTGSKNAVKGLGFLLGAALLATAGFETAIWSMAAVLAVILVAIVLFLPAGLPGRMKASDSWSGWRSKDERVNKLSLARMFLFGARDVWFVVGIPIYFQAVLSDGTAEGRREAFFLVGGFMALWIIAYGAVQAFAPKFLGGPNQSEQAITAKAIFWAGLLVPIPFALALAVWLAGSPAPWLSATLVAGLLLFGFVFAINSAVHSYLILAFGAAERITRDVGFYYMANASGRLVGTALSGVSYQLGGLSLCLATAGVMALASWRAARRLSEE; from the coding sequence ATGCTGGTGCTGTTGCATTTCAACACCCTTGGCTTCACGCCGGTGCAGCTGGCTTGGCTGTTCCTGCTATACGAGGTGGCGGGCATCGTGACGAACTTGGCCGCCGGGTGGCTGGCCGCGCGCTTCGGGCTGGCGGCAACGCTTTACGCAGGGCTAAGTTTGCAGATCGTGGCGTTGGCGGCGCTGGCGCAGCTAGACCCGAACTGGACAATCACGCTATCGGTCATTTTTGTTATGCTGGTGCAAGGCGCATCGGGCGTGGCGAAAGACCTGTCCAAGATGTCCTCAAAATCGGCGGTCAAGCTGCTGGCCCCGTCTGAAAACAACGGCCTGTTCCGCTGGGTTGCGGCGCTGACCGGGTCGAAGAACGCGGTAAAGGGGCTGGGGTTCCTGCTGGGTGCCGCACTTTTGGCAACGGCGGGGTTCGAAACCGCAATCTGGTCCATGGCGGCGGTTCTGGCGGTCATCCTTGTGGCCATCGTCCTGTTCCTGCCTGCTGGCCTGCCGGGGCGGATGAAGGCCTCTGACAGTTGGTCGGGCTGGCGGTCGAAAGACGAGCGCGTGAACAAGCTGTCACTGGCGCGCATGTTCCTGTTCGGCGCGCGCGATGTGTGGTTCGTCGTGGGCATCCCGATTTATTTTCAGGCCGTTCTGTCGGACGGCACCGCCGAAGGACGGCGCGAAGCGTTCTTTCTGGTTGGCGGGTTCATGGCGCTGTGGATTATCGCTTATGGCGCAGTGCAAGCCTTCGCGCCAAAGTTTCTAGGCGGCCCGAACCAATCCGAACAGGCAATCACCGCCAAGGCCATTTTCTGGGCCGGGCTTTTGGTGCCAATCCCCTTCGCGCTGGCGCTGGCGGTCTGGTTGGCGGGCAGCCCGGCACCTTGGCTATCTGCGACGCTCGTTGCCGGGTTGCTGCTGTTCGGGTTCGTCTTTGCGATAAATTCGGCGGTGCATTCCTACCTGATCCTAGCCTTCGGCGCGGCAGAGCGGATCACCCGCGACGTGGGGTTCTACTACATGGCCAATGCCAGCGGGCGGCTGGTGGGAACCGCGCTGTCAGGGGTCAGCTACCAATTGGGTGGGCTATCGCTTTGCCTTGCGACCGCCGGGGTCATGGCGCTGGCCAGCTGGCGTGCCGCAAGGCGGCTGTCCGAAGAATAG
- a CDS encoding ABC1 kinase family protein, with product MTDRARPVPESAFARSLRVGQVASGFAGATVMGLANQVLRGQGADLGRAALTPANALRVAGGLSALRGAAMKLGQMLSMDSGLALPPEFSAPLAQLQANAPPMPPAQLKQVLARAWGPDWLARFQRFEVRPLAAASIGQVHRAVTRDGRDLAIKVQFPGIARSIDSDIATLGRLMRLPGVLPRDVDIAPFLAAARAQLHDEADYMREARALTRFRAALGEDFIVPQVWDDLTTPQVLAMEFIDSQPIDALADHPQTTRDRAMAQLVWLTLHELFELGQMQTDPNFANYRLAPDGRIVLLDFGATRDIASVDAQNYRALLRALLAQDRDAMSALMQRIGYFRGDVPPARRDLIVDLAMRASGPLRQDEPYDFGNATLIEDILREGQALGQARDFWHVPPAEMLFLHRKIAGMYLLGQRLRARVALRPLVAAYSSDSRLAARQLASAMTPAVARQSDSPPNW from the coding sequence ATGACTGACCGCGCGCGCCCCGTTCCTGAATCTGCCTTTGCCCGCTCACTTCGGGTGGGCCAGGTTGCGTCGGGCTTCGCCGGGGCAACGGTCATGGGCTTGGCAAATCAGGTCTTGCGCGGGCAGGGGGCCGATCTGGGGCGCGCGGCGCTGACGCCGGCCAATGCGCTGCGGGTGGCCGGTGGTTTGTCGGCCCTGCGCGGCGCGGCGATGAAGCTGGGGCAAATGCTGTCCATGGATAGCGGTCTGGCGCTGCCGCCCGAATTCAGCGCGCCCTTGGCGCAGCTTCAGGCCAATGCGCCGCCCATGCCGCCTGCGCAGCTTAAACAGGTTCTGGCGCGGGCTTGGGGGCCGGACTGGCTGGCCCGCTTCCAGCGGTTCGAGGTGCGGCCTTTGGCGGCGGCCTCTATCGGGCAGGTGCACCGCGCGGTTACACGCGACGGGCGCGATTTGGCGATCAAGGTGCAGTTTCCCGGCATCGCGCGCAGCATAGACAGCGATATTGCCACTTTGGGCCGCCTTATGCGTCTGCCCGGTGTCTTGCCCCGCGATGTCGATATCGCGCCCTTTCTGGCTGCCGCGCGCGCGCAATTGCATGACGAGGCCGACTATATGCGCGAGGCGCGGGCGCTGACCCGTTTTCGGGCCGCGCTGGGCGAAGATTTCATCGTGCCGCAGGTCTGGGACGATCTGACCACCCCGCAGGTTCTGGCGATGGAGTTCATCGACAGTCAGCCCATTGATGCGCTGGCCGATCACCCCCAAACCACCCGCGATCGCGCCATGGCGCAGCTTGTCTGGCTAACGCTGCACGAATTGTTCGAATTGGGCCAGATGCAGACTGACCCGAATTTTGCCAATTACCGGCTGGCGCCGGATGGGCGGATTGTGCTTTTGGATTTCGGCGCGACCCGCGACATTGCATCAGTGGATGCGCAGAATTACCGCGCCCTGCTGCGCGCCCTGCTGGCGCAAGACCGTGACGCCATGTCAGCCTTGATGCAGCGAATCGGCTATTTCCGGGGCGATGTGCCGCCTGCCCGCCGCGACCTGATTGTCGATCTGGCCATGCGCGCCAGCGGGCCATTGCGGCAGGATGAACCCTATGATTTCGGCAATGCCACGCTGATCGAAGACATCCTGCGCGAGGGGCAAGCCCTCGGCCAGGCGCGCGATTTCTGGCACGTCCCGCCCGCAGAGATGTTGTTTCTGCACCGCAAGATCGCGGGCATGTATTTGCTGGGCCAGCGTCTGCGCGCGCGGGTGGCGTTGCGCCCTTTGGTTGCGGCCTATTCTTCGGACAGCCGCCTTGCGGCACGCCAGCTGGCCAGCGCCATGACCCCGGCGGTCGCAAGGCAAAGCGATAGCCCACCCAATTGGTAG